Below is a window of Caldisericia bacterium DNA.
ATTTGTTGATGGACTATCAGTTGTAGGGAAAGTTGTAAGAACCACTCCAACAATGCCTATTCTCTCCAATGTTAAGATAGAGGTGAAAGAGGGAAGAGGAAAAATTATTGGAACTGACCTTGAGATAGGAGTTATTTATTATTTTAACTGTGAGGGAGATGATACAGAGTTTCTTGTATCAGAAAAACTCCTTGAGGATATAGTTAAATCTCTATCTGATGAGACATTTACAATAGATGTGGATGAGGGATTTATTGAGATAAAAACAAAGAGTAATCTATACAAAGTAAGGACAGTAAACGATGAATTTCCTTTTATAAGTATAGAAAATGTGGATAAAAGGTTAGATTTTAAAACTGAAGATATTAAAAAGGGGTTAAAAAAGGTAAACTTCTCCATTGGTTTACCTGAAAGAACAAGAATAGAGTTTACATCAGCTCTCTTTGAAATAAAGAAAGATATGGTAAAGATTGTTGGAACAGATGGTAATAGGCTTGCCCTTTATAGAAATGGAGATTTTAAAAGAGATGAGAAAGAGTTTGAGTTTTTGGTTCCAAAACAGAGTATAAATATGCTTATAAATATCCTGTCTTTTGAAAAGAAAGACACTATAACCTTCGGATTTTCAGGAAAGAGTTTCTATTATGAAGGGGATAAGATTTACTTTATATCCCGTCTTGGTCAGGGAAAGTTTCCTGATTATGAGATGGTTCTTCCAAAAGAAAATAGTAATTTTTTAGTCCTTAATAGAGAAGAACTTATAAAAGCACTTTCAAGGATTAACTTAATAACAAGGGAAGGAACTGGAAAAGTTACATTTGAAAGAGTGGATGATACCCTTAAACTCTATGGTTTTTCCACAGAGGTTGGGGAAGGTGTGGAAAATATTGATATTGTTGAAGGAAACTTAAAGAATAAAGTCAAGATTTTTCTTGATACAAAGAGAGTTATAGAGGGAATTAAATATATTGATGATGAGAAAATTAAGATGCTTGTGTTTGATCCAGAAGCCCCAATTACATTTAAAGGTCTTAATGATGAAAACTTCCTTTATATTATAATGCCCTATAGGTCTGAATGATTATAAAAAGTATAAAAATTTTAACCTTCAGAAACATAGAGAGTATCTCTGTAAATTTCAACGATAGTATAAATTTGATTATAGGCTCCAATGGGAGTGGAAAGACAAATTTTCTCAATGCAATATATTATGTCTCCTCTGGAAAAACCATGAACAATCTCAGCGAAAATGATATACCCATGTTTCCAGAAGACTCTTTCTACCTTTGTGGGGAGTTTGAGGGAAATGATGGAGAGATAAAGATTGAGATAGTATCAAAAAATAAAAGAAAGATAGTCTCAAAAAATGGTGTTCCTCTATCAGGTATCAGGGAGATAACAGGTATTGTTCCAATAGTTTTTTTTAATTTTAGAACAAAAGACATTATTCTAAAGGAGCCAGAGCTTAGGAGAGAGTTTATGAATAATTTTCTCTCCATAGTGGACAACAAATATAAAGACTTTCTCCTTCAGTATCAGGAGGTCCTTAAGGCAAAAAACAGCATTCTTAAAAAAATAAAGGAGAAAGACGATTTCTATCTTTCCACACTCCTTTCAACATTAAATGAAAGGATGTATGAAAAGGGAATATATATACAGGAGAAGAGGAGTGAATTTTTAACCATGTTGAAGAGGAAGATGGATGAGAGGGGTTTTATGGATGTGTCTATAGATTATCAGCCAAGATTAATTACTCCTCAGGAGCTAAATAAAAAAAGAGATGAAGAGATAGAGAGGGGATTTAGTCTTATAGGACCCCATTTAGATGACATATTTTTCAATGTAAAGGGGCTTAGTTTAAAGAATTTCTTCTCCTTGGGCGAAGTGGAGGAGTTTACATTGAATCTTATCTTCTCTGTGTGGGAGATAATGAGGGAGATAACGGGTGAGGATCCAATAATTTTGTTGGATGATATATTTGAGACAATGGATGAGGAAAAGATTAAAAAGTTGCCTCATTTGTTGTATAATTTAAAACAGGTGATGATTACATCTTTTGATGAAAGAATTGTTCCAGTGGAACTTAGAGAGAGTGGTTCCACTTTTTTAATGAGGAGAGGAAGGCTTGAAGAAGTTAAGGGAAGTACTTGACGAGTATCTCTTTGAAAGGGGATACGAGAAAAACATTAAAAAAAACCTAATTTTTTTATACTGGAAGAAGGTATGTGGAGAGATTATATCCTCCCATGTTACTCCTTTTAAGATAAAAAAGGATGTCTTGTTTGTACTTGTTG
It encodes the following:
- the dnaN gene encoding DNA polymerase III subunit beta codes for the protein MLKVNKKEFVDGLSVVGKVVRTTPTMPILSNVKIEVKEGRGKIIGTDLEIGVIYYFNCEGDDTEFLVSEKLLEDIVKSLSDETFTIDVDEGFIEIKTKSNLYKVRTVNDEFPFISIENVDKRLDFKTEDIKKGLKKVNFSIGLPERTRIEFTSALFEIKKDMVKIVGTDGNRLALYRNGDFKRDEKEFEFLVPKQSINMLINILSFEKKDTITFGFSGKSFYYEGDKIYFISRLGQGKFPDYEMVLPKENSNFLVLNREELIKALSRINLITREGTGKVTFERVDDTLKLYGFSTEVGEGVENIDIVEGNLKNKVKIFLDTKRVIEGIKYIDDEKIKMLVFDPEAPITFKGLNDENFLYIIMPYRSE
- the recF gene encoding DNA replication and repair protein RecF (All proteins in this family for which functions are known are DNA-binding proteins that assist the filamentation of RecA onto DNA for the initiation of recombination or recombinational repair.), translated to MIIKSIKILTFRNIESISVNFNDSINLIIGSNGSGKTNFLNAIYYVSSGKTMNNLSENDIPMFPEDSFYLCGEFEGNDGEIKIEIVSKNKRKIVSKNGVPLSGIREITGIVPIVFFNFRTKDIILKEPELRREFMNNFLSIVDNKYKDFLLQYQEVLKAKNSILKKIKEKDDFYLSTLLSTLNERMYEKGIYIQEKRSEFLTMLKRKMDERGFMDVSIDYQPRLITPQELNKKRDEEIERGFSLIGPHLDDIFFNVKGLSLKNFFSLGEVEEFTLNLIFSVWEIMREITGEDPIILLDDIFETMDEEKIKKLPHLLYNLKQVMITSFDERIVPVELRESGSTFLMRRGRLEEVKGST
- a CDS encoding DUF721 domain-containing protein, which encodes MKKLREVLDEYLFERGYEKNIKKNLIFLYWKKVCGEIISSHVTPFKIKKDVLFVLVDHPSWGENFKLLFPEIKKRLNEMVGDEVIREVKIILKR